TCGGTACCCTCTACTCCCTCGTTTCCCCTCGAAGATGGCTTTGTTCCTAAGGATCTGGATGTTGAATGGAATGGCGATGGTTCTGTGCCGGGACCCCAGAAGCTACCAGTTAAGAGACAAGTCAAACGTGAAGACACAGAAGGGAACAATAATCTTTCTTATATAGACTTTTCAACGCATCTAGAATCAGTGCCTTTTGTGAGACCAGAAATGGAGCCAACATTGCCTGTCATGGAATGTAATGCATCTGACAGCTACAACAACAACGAGCTAATGTTTGACTACGAAGACATGGAATTCGAACCCCAAACCTATTTCTCGCTGACCGAGTTGCTTACAGCAGATGATAATGGCCAGTGCAATGGATATGGCTATGACAAGGATGCTTTAGGAAACGCTGATAACCCAAACCCTCAGGTTGAGACAATGGGACAGTGGAGAGCATTTCTCAATGACGATACAAAACCATGTCAGATATGTATGCATGTGGAGCCAGGGGCTGATCTCACATGCCAGACTTGTAATATCACAATACATTCCCACTGCTCTCCATGGGAGGAGGAATCTACTTGCACCAGAGGTAACTGGAGATGCGGTCCCTGCCGTGAGTGGATGTAGACTGGCTTATATAGGCTAACTGCTTCTGGGGGTTTTTGATTAACACGAGGAACTTGTATTGTCAAAAGAAGTCAATTAAATGCACATGAAAGTAATGTAAAGGTCTCAAgctcatgatttttttttttgttggttttaaTCCCTTACGTCTTCCTAAGACCAATCCCATCAGTAAAATGCTTGAAATGAGGTTCTCAATTAATATAAACTCATATTTTAATACATGTaatttattgaattatgttttattaactttttcaaaataaaaccaCTTATAACTAAACGTGTGGCAAGATGAATTCTAGCTAGTATCTAAACATAACCTTGTTTGagaaacttttgttttttctaaaaaaaatctttctttttaattacTAAGATATCCAAAGAGTTTTTACTGCTGGAGATactctaaacaaaaatattattaagtttgGGACAGCTTTGTAAGACCTAGTGGTCGATGTAGTACCATATCAGTAACGGTATTGGTGACTAATCATATTCATTATGTTCTGGCAATGGTGATGTCAATATTAATTGGGTAAAAGGATGAATGTGATTTGACTTTATAATATAACCATTGGTcaaaaaaagagacaaaataGAGAGTGAATCAACTTTCACTGGGTTGTCTCTGAGTAATCCGCATACtattttaagaaattcaaaTCTAGTATCACTGAGTTTGAAAACGAGTATAGCGAGAAGAGCGATCGGTCTGCACCATTATGTTAGAAATTATAGTTGTAAAAGATTATCATAGGTTTTAGTTGGTATATTGTTGaattataacttatttatgatCCTGGATCGTTGTTAGATACCTAATATTTGATAGCAAAATAATTGAATAAACAAGAATAGTTTCTAAACCGTAGTGATGGATAATCCATATATAACAACTAGAAACAAAACTTTAGGATCAAGCTACCTTGGATTTTTACTTGCTAAACACGGAATACATAGTGAACCGTATATTTCAAAGCCGTCATCAATCCCATCAAAGAGCTCTCACCCAAACCATCAATGGAAGAGCTAGGGTTTACTAGTTCATGCTCACCTGGAGATGAATCTATTCCCTTCTCCCACAAGAAGGCACCGATAGCAAACTGTTTCTTGCTAGACAAGTCACCAAGATTTGTAGGCTGCAGACCATATAGTTTGAGAAGTCGATCAAGCTCGTCCTCCGACATAGCCTCGTACTCTTCCTTCGTGAAGCTTGGGTAGTGAACAGGCATTTGGAACGATGACCACGAAGCAGCCCCTCTCGTCTGACGGTCGTTGCTCGACGATGGAGCCAATGGTTTCTTCACGACA
The window above is part of the Brassica napus cultivar Da-Ae chromosome C3, Da-Ae, whole genome shotgun sequence genome. Proteins encoded here:
- the LOC106386923 gene encoding uncharacterized protein LOC106386923, which encodes MSRVSQLTLIFRDKLQTTNQSSNKNSDAVVKKPLAPSSSNDRQTRGAASWSSFQMPVHYPSFTKEEYEAMSEDELDRLLKLYGLQPTNLGDLSSKKQFAIGAFLWEKGIDSSPGEHELVNPSSSIDGLGESSLMGLMTALKYTVHYVFRV